Proteins encoded in a region of the Streptomyces sp. NBC_01298 genome:
- a CDS encoding C40 family peptidase, translating into MRTPEFTEEIPDGCDCTGCARGTTAMTAAVARRRRCTLRGAVVAAVGATLLMGTGVGTASAEPAPAHAGWDGSKYWYKDATGWWRWTQHYSKYVANSGSSSAGAPPSSSSASSSVRTTEPTFRGRAGWDATDRVYWYKDGTGWWRWTQHKDKYLRFAGGSGSGSGSGSGSSSGSSGYGSSSGSSGSSGTPIRQGTEGAISFANGHLGDPYVWGGNGPRGWDCSGLVQAAYRSAGITLPRVASDQYRATTPISRSDLRRGDLVFWTSNGSVSGIHHVAIYLGGGKYLEAPRPGKQVRVSSFSAYNPNLYGRVR; encoded by the coding sequence ATGCGCACGCCCGAGTTCACCGAAGAAATACCCGACGGCTGTGACTGCACCGGCTGCGCGCGCGGCACGACGGCCATGACCGCCGCCGTGGCCCGCCGCCGTCGCTGCACCCTGCGCGGCGCCGTGGTCGCGGCCGTCGGCGCCACGCTGCTGATGGGCACCGGGGTGGGCACCGCCTCCGCCGAGCCCGCACCGGCGCACGCCGGCTGGGACGGCTCGAAGTACTGGTACAAGGACGCGACCGGCTGGTGGCGCTGGACCCAGCACTACAGCAAGTACGTGGCGAACAGCGGCAGTTCCTCCGCCGGCGCCCCGCCCTCGTCTTCTTCCGCGTCCTCCTCCGTACGCACCACCGAGCCGACCTTCCGCGGCCGTGCGGGCTGGGACGCCACGGACCGCGTGTACTGGTACAAGGACGGCACCGGCTGGTGGCGCTGGACCCAGCACAAGGACAAGTACCTCCGCTTCGCCGGCGGCTCCGGATCGGGTTCCGGATCGGGTTCCGGCTCTTCCTCGGGCTCGTCCGGTTACGGCTCTTCCTCGGGGTCGTCCGGTTCCTCCGGTACGCCCATCCGCCAGGGCACGGAAGGCGCCATCTCCTTCGCCAACGGCCATCTCGGCGACCCGTACGTCTGGGGCGGCAACGGCCCCCGCGGCTGGGACTGCTCGGGCCTGGTCCAGGCCGCGTACCGCTCCGCGGGCATCACCCTCCCCCGCGTGGCCTCCGACCAGTACCGGGCCACCACCCCGATCTCCCGCTCCGACCTGCGCCGCGGTGACCTGGTGTTCTGGACCTCGAACGGCAGCGTCTCGGGCATCCACCACGTCGCCATCTACCTCGGCGGCGGCAAGTACCTCGAGGCCCCGCGCCCGGGCAAGCAGGTCCGTGTCTCCAGCTTCAGCGCGTACAACCCGAACCTGTACGGGCGCGTCCGCTAG
- a CDS encoding SPFH domain-containing protein: MSQAPKRTGEPAGIPEGGAEGAEERTEEGAQEAARTPGRISAPLTGSAHLDTGAPGSTGSGRRSGSGAGSAVGSPSGSGSAVGSTSAVGSTSDVSSASDVSAPGGGPTSASASGARTGRGSLVVRPYRDPLVLGPLFRDEGPAGARVTADCPRTAGPAAPGGATRTAGPGGPRRPGGPPADRDTLRQAPVRAAIPQPAHPAAAAAPAPPHPRTLPAVLDPELTEHPARACSGWWALLTGVLATGGAAALARLEELRPSTSPAEAWPLAAVVCCALLTLAALCGLRRGRAGQAWSLTLFGRYRGTIRRTGLIWSNPVPRHTRVDVRLRHWRSEPLRVVDSEGTALRSVVLVVWRVKDTARALLAVDDHTAYLRGQVESATARVLSRMPADSFGPEPDGPDGPDTLRDTEAVGDELTRLLAAECGVVGVEVFSARPLNVEYAPEVAAAMQRRRVASIDARHRDSVLTSVLDAVDDTVHRMSDRGLVSLDDYERKALVKDLTVAFYTARGPAADAR; encoded by the coding sequence TTGTCGCAAGCGCCGAAGAGGACCGGAGAACCGGCCGGAATACCGGAGGGAGGGGCGGAGGGAGCGGAGGAGCGGACGGAGGAAGGCGCGCAGGAAGCGGCCCGGACCCCCGGACGGATATCCGCCCCACTCACCGGCTCCGCGCACCTCGACACCGGCGCACCCGGCTCCACGGGCTCCGGCCGGCGCTCGGGTTCGGGCGCGGGCTCCGCCGTCGGCTCGCCTTCCGGATCCGGCTCCGCCGTCGGCTCGACCTCCGCCGTCGGCTCGACCTCCGACGTCAGCTCGGCCTCCGACGTCTCCGCTCCCGGGGGCGGCCCAACCTCCGCCTCGGCCTCCGGGGCCCGCACCGGGCGCGGAAGTCTGGTCGTGCGGCCGTACCGGGATCCGCTGGTCCTCGGGCCCCTGTTCCGCGACGAGGGGCCCGCCGGGGCCCGTGTCACAGCCGACTGCCCCCGCACCGCCGGCCCGGCCGCCCCCGGCGGCGCCACCCGCACCGCGGGCCCGGGCGGGCCACGCCGGCCCGGCGGTCCGCCGGCGGACCGCGACACCCTTCGGCAGGCCCCCGTCCGCGCGGCGATACCCCAGCCCGCCCATCCGGCCGCTGCCGCGGCCCCGGCTCCGCCCCACCCCCGCACCCTTCCCGCCGTGCTCGACCCCGAGCTCACCGAACACCCCGCGCGAGCCTGTTCCGGCTGGTGGGCGCTGCTCACCGGCGTTCTCGCCACGGGCGGCGCCGCCGCCCTCGCCCGGCTGGAGGAGCTCCGCCCCTCCACCTCCCCCGCCGAGGCCTGGCCCCTGGCCGCCGTCGTGTGCTGCGCGCTCCTCACGCTCGCCGCGCTCTGCGGACTGCGGCGCGGGCGCGCCGGTCAGGCCTGGTCGCTGACCCTCTTCGGCCGCTACCGGGGCACGATCCGGCGTACGGGCCTCATCTGGTCCAACCCGGTGCCCCGCCACACCCGCGTCGACGTGCGGCTGCGCCACTGGCGTAGCGAACCGCTCCGCGTCGTCGACTCCGAGGGCACCGCGCTGCGGTCCGTGGTCCTCGTCGTCTGGCGGGTCAAGGACACCGCCCGCGCACTCCTGGCGGTCGACGACCACACCGCGTACCTGCGCGGACAGGTGGAGTCCGCGACCGCCCGGGTGCTCTCCCGGATGCCCGCCGACTCCTTCGGCCCGGAGCCCGACGGGCCGGACGGACCGGACACCCTGCGCGACACCGAGGCCGTCGGCGACGAACTGACCCGTCTCCTCGCAGCCGAGTGCGGGGTCGTCGGCGTCGAAGTCTTCTCCGCCCGGCCGCTGAACGTCGAGTACGCCCCCGAGGTCGCCGCGGCGATGCAGCGCCGCCGGGTCGCCTCGATCGACGCCCGGCACCGGGATTCCGTCCTCACCTCCGTGCTCGACGCCGTCGACGACACCGTGCACCGGATGTCGGACCGCGGGCTCGTGAGCCTGGACGACTACGAACGCAAGGCCCTGGTCAAGGACTTGACCGTGGCCTTCTACACGGCGCGCGGCCCTGCCGCCGACGCCCGCTGA
- a CDS encoding SpoIIE family protein phosphatase, with amino-acid sequence MAERGVTPQVEWPARTDTSLALNHMGTFDWDLDSGRMFLDTTALGVFDLRPEEFTGTPAGLRVRLAPGEDARLDARIAQALKAGRSHYGAYVRSRDRDGAPGWTHVQGRILRDTHGRPYRIIGIIRDAVHDPGEPGAAGERDEGRRRMTGVVERTTAILAHARTVNDVTDVLKDPEALGHLGAVSVMLGVVDGGRIHLVAEGQIGAYVPETEYTRIDAPLPMSEAVRTLRPVYLGSREEFQHRYPELWPYIEPLAVRSGVYLPLIAQGRPVGALGLLYTREGDFNAEERNVLMALGSGIAQSLQRAILFEQEHDLAEGLQKAMLPRRIPDVAGAVIAVRYRAARMGRDIGGDWYDVVPLGEGRVGVMIGDVEGHDTDAAAVMGQLRIALRAYIAEGHTPGAAMARASAFLRDLETERFATCTYADIDLTSGMARMVRAGHLDPVVRRGDGSCHRVQVAGGLPLGLPAREPDAPGAGGSGPGGSGAPGASAADAAGAGYPVTSLELHPGDTLLLCTDGLTERPGRDPDTGVRELMEAVRDGPADVEELADVLCDLVGDSGGGDDMALLLLRRRGTPLPRGGGPLRHRLTPGDPDAPALARHLIRAAAAAWGAWDQADEIELAADELMTNALVHTDGVGAVSMRLTPAGRIRIEVEDTSSALPRRREADDWAVSGRGLMLVDRLADAWGVEPRGGGKCVWCEFAVQAPAVPDPDPVPVPDPDPEVRAPGDQDPALRDAADQDSALRSRDPGTG; translated from the coding sequence GTGGCCGAAAGGGGAGTGACCCCCCAGGTCGAGTGGCCTGCCCGGACGGACACGAGCCTCGCGCTCAACCACATGGGCACCTTCGACTGGGACCTCGACAGCGGGCGGATGTTTCTGGACACCACCGCCCTCGGGGTCTTCGACCTGCGCCCCGAGGAGTTCACCGGCACCCCCGCCGGCCTGCGCGTCCGCCTCGCGCCCGGCGAGGACGCCCGGCTCGACGCACGCATCGCGCAGGCGCTGAAGGCCGGCCGCAGCCACTACGGGGCCTACGTGCGCAGCCGCGACCGGGACGGGGCCCCGGGCTGGACCCATGTCCAGGGCCGCATCCTGCGGGACACGCACGGGCGCCCGTACCGGATCATCGGGATCATCCGCGACGCCGTCCACGACCCCGGCGAGCCCGGCGCGGCCGGTGAGCGCGACGAGGGCCGGCGCCGGATGACCGGGGTCGTCGAGCGGACCACGGCGATCCTCGCGCACGCCCGCACGGTCAACGACGTCACCGACGTCCTCAAGGACCCCGAGGCCCTCGGCCACCTCGGCGCGGTCAGCGTCATGCTCGGCGTGGTCGACGGCGGCCGGATCCACCTGGTCGCGGAGGGGCAGATCGGGGCCTACGTACCGGAGACCGAGTACACGCGGATCGACGCACCCCTGCCGATGAGCGAGGCGGTACGGACGCTGCGGCCGGTGTACCTCGGCTCCCGCGAGGAGTTCCAGCACCGCTACCCGGAGCTGTGGCCGTACATCGAGCCGCTGGCCGTCCGCAGCGGGGTCTACCTGCCGCTGATCGCCCAGGGCAGGCCCGTCGGCGCCCTCGGGCTGCTCTACACGCGGGAGGGCGACTTCAACGCCGAGGAGCGCAACGTGCTGATGGCGCTGGGCAGCGGCATCGCCCAGAGCCTCCAGCGGGCCATCCTCTTCGAGCAGGAGCACGACCTCGCCGAGGGCCTCCAGAAGGCCATGCTCCCGCGCCGCATCCCGGACGTGGCGGGTGCGGTGATCGCCGTGCGGTACCGGGCCGCCCGGATGGGGCGGGACATCGGCGGGGACTGGTACGACGTGGTGCCGCTCGGCGAGGGCCGGGTCGGCGTGATGATCGGCGACGTGGAGGGGCACGACACGGACGCCGCCGCCGTCATGGGCCAGCTGCGCATCGCCCTGCGCGCGTACATCGCCGAGGGACACACCCCCGGCGCGGCCATGGCGCGGGCCTCGGCCTTCCTGCGGGACCTGGAGACGGAACGCTTCGCCACCTGCACGTACGCCGACATCGACCTCACCAGCGGCATGGCCCGCATGGTCCGCGCCGGGCACCTCGACCCCGTGGTGCGGCGCGGCGACGGCAGTTGCCACCGGGTGCAGGTGGCGGGCGGGCTGCCGCTGGGGCTGCCGGCGCGCGAGCCGGACGCGCCCGGTGCGGGTGGCTCCGGTCCGGGCGGATCCGGCGCTCCGGGTGCTTCCGCCGCCGACGCCGCCGGGGCGGGATACCCCGTCACCAGCCTCGAACTGCACCCCGGGGACACCCTGCTGCTGTGCACGGACGGGCTGACCGAACGACCCGGCCGGGATCCCGACACGGGTGTGCGCGAGCTCATGGAGGCGGTCCGGGACGGCCCGGCGGACGTGGAGGAACTCGCCGACGTGCTGTGCGACCTGGTCGGGGACTCGGGCGGCGGCGACGACATGGCCCTGCTCCTGCTGCGCCGGCGCGGCACCCCGCTCCCGCGCGGCGGCGGCCCGCTGCGACACCGCCTCACCCCGGGTGACCCGGACGCCCCGGCGCTGGCCCGCCACCTGATCCGGGCGGCCGCCGCGGCGTGGGGCGCCTGGGACCAGGCCGACGAGATCGAGCTGGCCGCGGACGAGCTGATGACCAACGCACTGGTCCACACCGACGGAGTCGGCGCCGTCAGCATGCGGCTGACCCCGGCGGGCCGGATCCGGATCGAGGTGGAGGACACCAGCAGCGCCCTGCCGCGGCGGCGGGAGGCCGACGACTGGGCGGTGTCGGGGCGCGGCCTGATGCTGGTGGACCGGCTCGCGGACGCCTGGGGCGTGGAGCCGCGGGGCGGCGGGAAGTGTGTGTGGTGCGAGTTCGCCGTCCAGGCGCCGGCCGTCCCCGACCCCGACCCCGTCCCCGTCCCCGACCCCGACCCCGAGGTCCGGGCTCCGGGCGACCAGGATCCCGCGCTCCGGGATGCCGCCGACCAGGATTCCGCGCTCCGGTCCCGGGATCCCGGGACCGGGTAG
- a CDS encoding phosphodiester glycosidase family protein, which translates to MHPPGPLSPVLLSALLAVLLLVAPAPQPASASGSGGGEGIETARTARQIAPGVRLESYDRLEADRWLRIDELDVRLAGAGSGVRAEYLGGRGVATVSDSAARHPAGPGRRVVAAVNGDFFDIRGTGAPLGPGIGAGRLLHAASGDAGQAVGFGADGPGRVLRLALGGSVTLPGGAVRPLAGFNTARPPAEGFAAYTADWPADGLPATGPAVELRDGRVTAVRAAVRGPARRERPAPGTTVLVAAGAAAPELAALRPGDAVAVAARPVAAGGGPLPANAVGGREALVVAGVPQNHDGEPNNAAAPRTAVGFSRDGRRARLVTVDGRQRDSGGLTLTALGRMMHRLGAHDALNLDGGGSSTLLAALAGQAALTVENSPSDGRQRPVPNGLALTATAGDGRAAGYRIEPVGGAARAFPGLARTLGATPYDAHLGPVPARENAAPGWSLPQGRGRIDPGGILRASGPGPVEVRARLGAASGALRLDVLGALTRIRAVPDRIGLAEAGETARFVLTGYDAQGAAAVVEPRDVELDFDRSRWRVADDGHGAFTVTARVPNATGQLRATVRSPAGAAAAAPISGAAPAPALAPALLALGVGLSDVPLADLEDATRWTGPGAAPGQGLPGRGLVLTPPAGGGTATGTPPRPLRVPELARSLSLWVNGDGSGARPAVELADGDGAAAVLRGPAVDWTGWREISLSLPAMAERPFTVTRLSATAPAPTRAKAPAKAPAKAPAKAPAKAPAKAPVRVGVVPRLVLDGLVARTPPTGVVRTGGVPDPIVVTAARVDSRPWRFAVAPAGARPASASASASGVDFALTGVGRPAFVHRGVRFLPLGSTRPTLAGGGLDRITALRAALAAASRERGTGALAVVEPYAPQAVDRKEAALRLRLLAEFRRATGKRAVVITVGVPRFAAGRTEGVLTVAAPRTGRTVIGADAFAAGDWLSVLPAGRR; encoded by the coding sequence GTGCACCCCCCGGGCCCGCTGTCGCCCGTCCTGCTGTCGGCCCTGCTCGCCGTGCTGCTGCTCGTGGCGCCGGCGCCCCAGCCGGCAAGCGCCTCCGGGAGCGGCGGGGGAGAGGGGATCGAGACGGCCCGTACCGCCCGGCAGATCGCGCCCGGGGTACGGCTGGAGTCGTACGACCGGCTCGAAGCCGACCGGTGGCTGCGCATCGACGAACTCGACGTGCGGCTGGCGGGCGCCGGCTCCGGCGTGCGTGCGGAGTACCTCGGCGGCCGGGGCGTCGCCACCGTCTCCGACTCCGCGGCCCGTCACCCCGCCGGGCCGGGCCGCCGCGTGGTCGCCGCCGTGAACGGGGACTTCTTCGACATCCGGGGTACGGGCGCCCCGCTCGGCCCCGGCATCGGCGCCGGACGGCTGCTGCACGCGGCCTCGGGAGACGCCGGACAGGCCGTCGGCTTCGGCGCCGACGGGCCGGGCCGGGTCCTGCGCCTGGCCCTGGGCGGGAGCGTCACCCTGCCCGGCGGAGCGGTCCGCCCGCTCGCCGGTTTCAACACCGCGCGCCCGCCCGCCGAGGGCTTCGCCGCCTACACCGCCGACTGGCCGGCGGACGGACTCCCCGCCACCGGACCGGCGGTGGAACTGCGCGACGGCCGGGTCACGGCCGTGCGCGCGGCGGTACGGGGGCCCGCGCGCCGGGAGCGTCCCGCACCCGGAACCACCGTGCTGGTCGCGGCGGGCGCGGCGGCGCCGGAACTCGCCGCCCTGCGCCCCGGGGACGCGGTCGCCGTGGCGGCCCGGCCGGTGGCCGCCGGGGGCGGGCCGCTCCCGGCGAACGCGGTCGGCGGCCGGGAGGCGCTCGTGGTGGCCGGGGTTCCGCAGAACCACGACGGCGAGCCCAACAACGCGGCCGCGCCGCGCACCGCCGTCGGCTTCTCCCGCGACGGCCGCCGGGCCCGCCTGGTCACCGTCGACGGCCGCCAGCGCGACAGCGGAGGCCTGACCCTGACGGCGCTCGGCCGCATGATGCACCGGCTCGGCGCCCACGACGCCCTCAACCTGGACGGCGGCGGCTCCTCGACCCTGCTCGCCGCGCTCGCCGGGCAGGCGGCGCTGACCGTGGAGAACTCCCCGTCCGACGGCCGCCAGCGCCCGGTCCCCAACGGCCTGGCCCTGACCGCGACGGCCGGCGACGGCCGCGCCGCCGGCTACCGGATCGAACCCGTCGGCGGCGCCGCGCGCGCCTTCCCGGGCCTGGCCCGGACCCTCGGGGCCACCCCGTACGACGCGCACCTCGGTCCGGTGCCCGCACGGGAGAACGCGGCGCCGGGCTGGTCCCTTCCGCAGGGCCGGGGCCGGATCGATCCCGGCGGGATCCTGCGCGCGTCGGGCCCCGGCCCGGTGGAGGTACGGGCACGCCTCGGAGCGGCGAGCGGGGCGCTGCGCCTCGACGTGCTCGGCGCCCTGACCCGGATCCGCGCGGTTCCGGACCGCATCGGGCTCGCGGAGGCGGGCGAGACCGCGCGCTTCGTCCTGACCGGCTACGACGCGCAGGGCGCCGCCGCCGTGGTCGAACCCCGGGACGTGGAGCTCGACTTCGACCGTTCCCGCTGGAGGGTGGCCGACGACGGCCACGGCGCGTTCACGGTGACGGCCCGCGTCCCGAACGCGACGGGCCAACTCCGCGCCACGGTACGAAGCCCTGCGGGCGCAGCGGCTGCGGCGCCCATCTCCGGTGCCGCCCCGGCCCCGGCCTTGGCCCCGGCCCTACTGGCCCTCGGGGTGGGCCTGTCGGACGTGCCGCTCGCGGATCTGGAGGACGCCACCCGCTGGACCGGCCCCGGCGCCGCGCCCGGGCAGGGCCTGCCCGGCCGGGGGCTCGTCCTCACGCCGCCCGCCGGGGGAGGGACCGCCACAGGGACCCCGCCCCGGCCCCTTCGGGTCCCCGAACTGGCCCGGTCGTTGTCCCTCTGGGTGAACGGCGACGGCTCCGGTGCCCGGCCCGCGGTGGAACTCGCCGACGGCGACGGGGCCGCCGCGGTCCTGCGCGGGCCCGCGGTGGACTGGACCGGCTGGCGGGAGATCAGCCTGTCGCTCCCGGCGATGGCGGAGCGCCCCTTCACCGTGACCCGGCTCTCGGCCACCGCCCCCGCACCCACCCGCGCCAAGGCCCCGGCCAAGGCCCCGGCCAAGGCCCCGGCCAAGGCCCCGGCCAAGGCCCCGGCCAAGGCCCCCGTCAGGGTTGGCGTCGTACCGCGGCTGGTGTTGGACGGTCTGGTGGCTCGGACGCCGCCGACCGGGGTGGTGCGTACGGGCGGCGTGCCGGATCCGATCGTGGTCACGGCGGCCCGGGTGGACTCGCGGCCCTGGCGGTTCGCGGTCGCCCCCGCCGGTGCACGGCCGGCCTCCGCCTCGGCCTCCGCCTCCGGCGTCGACTTCGCGCTGACCGGCGTCGGCCGCCCGGCCTTCGTGCACCGGGGCGTACGGTTCCTCCCGCTCGGCTCCACCCGCCCCACCCTCGCCGGTGGTGGGCTGGACCGGATCACGGCCCTGCGCGCGGCCCTCGCGGCGGCCTCCCGGGAGCGGGGCACCGGCGCGCTGGCCGTCGTAGAGCC